One window from the genome of Hippopotamus amphibius kiboko isolate mHipAmp2 chromosome 13, mHipAmp2.hap2, whole genome shotgun sequence encodes:
- the CPLX1 gene encoding complexin-1 has product MGKMLGGDEEKDPDAAKKEEERQEALRQEEEERKAKYARMEAEREALRQGIRDKYGIKKKEEREAEAQAAMEANSEGSLTRPKKAIPPGCGDEPEEEDESILDTVIKYLPGPLQDIFKK; this is encoded by the exons ATGGGGAAGATGCTCGGGGGCGACGAGGAGAAGGACCCTGACGCCGCCAAGAAGGAGGAGGAGCGGCAGGAGGCGCTgcggcaggaggaggaggagcgcaAGGCCAAGTACGCCAGGATGGAGGCGGAGCGCGAGGCCCTGCGGCAGGGCATCCGCGACAAG TACGGCATCAAGAAGAAGGAGGAGCGCGAGGCCGAGGCCCAGGCCGCCATGGAGGCCAACTCGGAGGGCAGCCTGACGCGGCCCAAGAAGGCCATCCCGCCGGGCTGCGGGGACGAgccggaggaggaggacgagAGCATCCTGGACACGGTCATCAAGTACCTGCCGGGGCCGCTGCAGGACATATTCAAGAAGTAA